Sequence from the Phragmites australis chromosome 6, lpPhrAust1.1, whole genome shotgun sequence genome:
ATAGAGGTCAGGAGGAAACTCTTAGGTTGTATCATCTCGATGTAATATTAAGAATCAATAAAGTTTTcccttttcaattttttttaatctcattgGCAGATAAAGATCTTGGGATCCATGCATATATGTGCACTGGTGACAGTGAGTCTGTTTGTGAACTTCAGAGATCCTGTCAAACCGATTTTTTGGAGCATATACTCTTATGCTTCCAACGATATGTAGTTTCCCTTTGACATTATCTATGCATACAAACATGATCAACGAGAAAAACAATTTATGTTCAACCAAAAATGTTTATACGAACTTGCCCTCGATATAACGGAGAGCGATACACGTTACAAGCAAACAAAACTTGGTTAATCATTTTACCAAAACCCGTGCCAGTGGGGTTGATCCTACacaatttcctttttctttcgtTGTGCTGTAAATCAAATCCAAGAAATGCAAGCTCGTCTCCCACGTTTGAGGCCTACTTGCCGACCAGCTTGCGCGCACGCTGGTTGGCTCCCTTCACCCTGGAGTTCAGCTCATCCACATCGTCTTGCAGATGATCCAGCGCTTCGTTTTGCCTGAAATTTTGGTTAACACAATAAGCCTCGATTTGACGCTACTGATAGCATTGTCAGCCAAGATTCTACACAGAGAAGGTCATGCGATCTTGATCTGCTTTCACTCAGCAATTCAAGGAGGCCAGCTCACCTGTCAAGCTCTGAACCCATGTCGACGGCCATGCCCTTGAGCTGGCCCAGCACGCCGCTTAGGTCATCGAGGGCGTCGTCCTGCTTCTGCTTCTCCACCTGCCAAATCGGCAAACATGGATTTCATGGATTTTTGTCTGCATTGACACCACGCATGCTCGGCCATTCACAGTCACAAACCTGAACTTTGTCCATGGCGTCGGTGGCCTCGGCGTAGTGGCGATTGCTCGATTTCCCTCGAGGGCTCAGCCCCAGCTTGTCCCTCTGCTCCATGCGGCTCGCCTTCTTCTTGAAGGAATCATCTGTTTCATTTCATTCCCAAGTTGCGAACAGCGGTGAGAACGAGCAGCCATGAGGACACATTCATGATGCGTGGCATGGGCACTCTTAATGGATAACCGCCGTAGGTACCTCGCGACACAAGGGCTGGCCCCTTGATCTGCCTCGTTTTCTTGGGCTTCCatggcttggagaagaaccCTCCAAGGCTCCCGAGGAGCGACTCGCTCTAGAGAAGCAAAATGCGCAAGCCAAAACACAGGAGTCAAAAGGAAAACAGAACATGTTCAAAACCGTGAACTTCTATGGCCTGTCTGGAATGGAGAGGATTTTCACAAAAACGGCATCGTTCAAAAGGGTAGCGTGCCGTGCTTCTCATCTTGCACCTCGTTTTGACTACCTTGGTGAGGTCCTGGTCGATGTCGACGGCCTTCTCGTGGGTCCGGCTGATCTGCTGCCCCTGCTTGTGCAGCGTGATGAGCGTGTTGGTGGCGTCCTCCTTGATGTCCTCGGCGATGCGCAGGCACCCCTTGAGCGCGTCCGTGGTCTCCTCGGCCTTGTACGCCGCGTAGTGCTCCAGCTCCTGCACCGACTGGTTCTCCAGCCCGCCGGTGTCGCGGAACCCGTCCTTGTACCGCTTCTTGGCGTCGGCGGGGGCCGagtacgacgacgacgacgatttcttGCCCGGTTTGGAGGTGAactcggagtcggagtcggagtcgaaGGGGTTCCCCTTCGAGGAAGCCGCGGGCTTGGCGCCTCGTGGCACAGGCATCTTGTCGTGCAAAATGTGATGCTAGGTGAGGCAAGGGACAGGTTCCTAGCGAGCTGACCCCCTGCAAATTGGAGGTGAATTGAATGAGAGATAAGTCGAGAAATTGAAGCGAATACCCACAGCTGGGAGTTCATCGATCGTTGGCTCCCCATGATCCATCAAGTATAGGAATTTTACAGAATATAAGAGGACCCGTTCTGTTTTCATGTGAAATTCACGTAAATTTTCAGCATTCGAAACATTTCTGCGTTCGAAACAGGCCCCTCGCATCACTACGTACCGGCCGCATACATGCGAGTCTGAAAGAACCATGAAGAATTCAAGGACAAGAGACCAAGAAATCATCACAAGTCCAAGAAAGCAATCAGCAAGAACATATTGACAGGGCAATTGACCGAACCTGATAGAGATTTTGGGcgacctcttcctcctccccggaCAGCAAAAGAGGAGACAAGAAATCTGCCTTTATTTGACAATTGGAAGTGAACTTTCTTTTTACCATGCAAACCCTTCTCTATATATAGAGGGCTATTATTTGCCAACCTCTCTAAAAAGAACCTTATTTACCAAAATTCACGTTATTTTGGGAAACCTATACAGTCCATTTGGCGGTCGAGACACACGGCGCTATTTAGGAACCCTGGGATTTTAGAAGTCTGTAATTTATCGCATGTCTTATTTCGgataattgatcacatgttgCATGgcctttttttttagagagatgTTGTCATGGCCTTGCAAAGGTACATGGAAACCATACATAGTCCACAGGAGTTAATTGTCGTCCTCAGTCTTTTTGCGAAGGTGCATATCTTTGTTCTTTCAAAAGAGAACATGGCTTTTTTGGCAAGGAACTTCTCATAGTCATATTCACAACCACAATCGCCATAATATGTCCTCTAGCTCTAGTCTAAGCGGCCCTCTGGATTATGATTCATATTTTACAGGAGAGAACTCGGAGTTCATTACCTCACAACCTGGTGCAATTCCTTGATTCCTCTATGGaggattatttttgttttcagaaTTTCCTCAATGTTCATGTGACTTCTACCTTCCCGAACAATAGTATTACTACGCTTTACAAATTATGAATACACTGACGAAAATCTAATTTATGCGAAGCGTTCTCACCTCCCTCGAGGCCGCGTATGTATATTAATATAGGGCCGGCAGAACGTCCGGCGTACTTACAACTTCTATCTCCAAGTTCAAATCGTTTTCTATCTTCTATACACATCCGATTCTGTTACAGATAGATTCAATATCTTATCTCTAACATTCCCCCTCAATCATAACTTGTCCAAGTTTAGATTGCGCTTAAATTCTTCTAGACTTCTTGCTGATAGTGGTTTGGTGAAGCCATCTGCAACTTGATCACCTGTCGGTACAAACTGTATCTCTAATAATTTCTGAGCAACACGTTCTCTGACAAAATGATAATCAACTTCAATATGTTTTGTTCTTGCATGAAAGACTGGATTCGCTGAAAGGTAGGTTGCACCAATATTATCACACCACAAACGTGCAGCTGGTGGACTAGAAATACCTAATTCTTCAAGTAGTGTTTGCACCCACATAACTTCTGCTGTTGCATTAGCTAGAGCTTTATATTCAGCTTCTGTACTGGATCTTGACACAGTTGCTTGCTTTCTTGCACTCCAAGATATAAGATTTGTTcctaaaaaaatagcaaaacctCCAGTAGATCGTCTATCATCTGAGCATCCTGCCCAATCTGCATCAGAGAAAGCACtgacaagcatagaagctgattTACTGATCTTTAGTCCTAAACCTAGAGTATATCTCAAATACCTCAAAATTCTCTTAACCGCTGTCCAATGTTGAGTAGTAGGAGAGTGCAAATATTGACAAACTTTATTAACAGGAAACGCAATATCTGGTCGTGTCAGAGTCAAGTACTGTAAAGCACCAACAATACTCCTATACTGTGTTGCATCCTCAGGTCCTAGCATCTCTCCTACTTGTGCTGATAATTTCTCAGAAGTAGAAAGCGGTGTGGTAACTGCCTTACAATTCATCATCCCTATGCGTTTTAATAAATCTGtagtatatttttcttgtgtaagtAAAATACCTTCGCGTACCTTTCTTACTTCTATGCCCAGGAAATAATGAAGATCTCCTAAATCCTTGAGAGCGAAATCTGCTCTGAGATCCCGAAGCAATGCCATAGTTGCTTCATATGAAGAGCTTGcaacaataatatcatcaacataaataagCACAAAAATTGTGACTGTATCATTTGAGTAGAAAAACAGAGAAGTGTCGGCCTTGGATGGACAAAAGCCTAGTTCTTGTAACTTAACACTGAGTCGGGAATACCACGCTCTGGGTGCCTGTTTCAGACCATACAATGCTTTGTCCAATTTGCAGACATAGTGTGGTGCATTCTTTTCTTCATAGCCTGGTGGTTGCCGCATAAACACATCCTCCTCCAGAACACCGTGAAGAAACGCATTCTGCACATCTAATTGACGAAGGCTCCATCCCCTAGATACAGCAATAGATAGTACAAGTCTGATAGTCGCAGCTTTAACAACTGGACTAAAAGTATCCTCATAATCAATACCATATCTTTGCTtaaaaccttttgccaccaatctgGCCTTGTATCTATCTATGGTGCCGTCAGATTTTCGTTTTATTTTATATACCCATTTGCAATCAATAATGTTACTTCTCTTATCTGGTGGAACTAGATGCcatgttttatttttaataagagCCATATACTCATTATCCATCGCCTGTTTCCAATCACTATTACTCAAGGCCTCATGTAAATCTTGGGGTTCACCTGTTGCAGTTAAAAACCCGTACCTGATTGTACCATCTGTGTACACCTTTGGTTTACGAACACCACTCTGCAGTCGCGTTTGAGGCCGTCGGTGTGGTGCCAAAGATCCCGCAGCGTCACTGCCCCCGTCATTCGTCGCATCAAATGTTTCAGACGGGTCGGAAGATGTGTCAGGTGGGTCTTCTAATGCTGGCGCAGAGTGCTGTCCCCTGGTTGGTGCGGAATTCAGCGCAGGACCGTGCCGCGCGGCAGCAGACGAGCCTTCGGGCTGGGCTTCCCGAGACATCTGAGCCGGTGACGGGGCGCAGACGACTGCCTCGGTGTCAGGCGGAGATCCTGGCGCATGAAGACAACCAGCTTCAGCTCTGTCTGCCAAATCCCGCACAAGTTCCGAGCCAGATGCCCCATCAATGCTAGTAGTACCTCCTGCATTTAATTGCTGTATAGGCTGCAGAGAAATATTATCATCGTGGGCAAAATTATCTGTATTTTCTAATGGAATATTAACCATAGTCTCATGCAATTGTTCACCCCGAGAAGCAGGACTCAAGGAATCTGATGGAAGAAGCAATATGTCTGATCTAAGAGGAGCCCCTGCATTTGGATTTAGCTGAGCAAATGGGAAAATACTTTCATCAAAAATAACATCACGAGA
This genomic interval carries:
- the LOC133920528 gene encoding SNAP25 homologous protein SNAP33-like; the protein is MPVPRGAKPAASSKGNPFDSDSDSEFTSKPGKKSSSSSYSAPADAKKRYKDGFRDTGGLENQSVQELEHYAAYKAEETTDALKGCLRIAEDIKEDATNTLITLHKQGQQISRTHEKAVDIDQDLTKSESLLGSLGGFFSKPWKPKKTRQIKGPALVSRDDSFKKKASRMEQRDKLGLSPRGKSSNRHYAEATDAMDKVQVEKQKQDDALDDLSGVLGQLKGMAVDMGSELDRQNEALDHLQDDVDELNSRVKGANQRARKLVGK